The Cololabis saira isolate AMF1-May2022 chromosome 5, fColSai1.1, whole genome shotgun sequence genome segment ATTTTtcgcaataaataaaaaagatgagTATAAGTAAATGGTGAGatatttttaaaaactatttaattaattaaaaatatagggaaaaaaaaaaagaatttttctCTGGTTGTTGTGACCGTGACAGAAAATTGTCTTATACTGAGGTGATTGTGTTTATCTattaaagatgtttttatttcttttgccattaatattattattattattattactagatttttttttttaaacacaattttcacctctCCCCTCCCTGCTTACTTGAACAGCGCTGCTCTGTATCgggatggaaaagaaaaaaaacaaaacaatttgcaATAAAGGgtatatgacttttttttcttttttttcacctgAATCTTCTGATCTCTTTTGTTCGGTCATGCTGACAGTTCTTCCTGATGACATTGACAGAATTGCGTTTTGTCTGTGTTTTTCATTGACAGATTTAATAAAATTGTAAATTAATGGATTCTTTGCCCTTGATGAAGTGAATTTTCTGCTTGGAGCTCATCTTGAAAAAGGTTACATATCTTAAACTCAGAAGTAAACGGAGAGACGGTCAGTTGGCATGGATTCCtttttattaatatgaataattAAGTGTTCCCACTAATTTAACGGAGTCAAAATACTAGTAAAGGCTTTACATTGCAAGTAAAGGCATCAATTTGTCAATGTAATATATAACAAACAGCAAATGACAAGTCACACAAAAACAAGGTCCTTTAGACATTATAACCtaagatgaaaaaacaaaataagacatCCTGAGGTTTATATGAGtccctaaaaaataaaaatattctttCATATTTCATTAAGTGAGTCCAACCATATTTTTAAAGCTAAGTTACTACAGACATTCTGACTCCTTTGTCTGTGCTTATTTTATCAAGTGCTTATTTTATAACACATATAATCTTAATTCATTAAAACACAGCCAAACATGTGCATTAGAGTTTATTCAGAGGTCAAAAATGTTTGCACTCCAGCCAGACAGAAGACAAAAAAGGAATGAAAGTGGATGTGTCCACtaatataaaaacacaatgaGGTATATGTGGCATCAATGCTGCTGAAATGTGGAGAAGAGAAAGAGACCATCTGATGATCCACGATGCAGAATGTCAGTGTGACCCCGTCTGGCATTAGGAGGACTTGGATGTTGACGGGACAATGGACACGTCTCTGTCCTGGGTGTGTCAGAGCAACGATGCACAGTTCCTAAGCAGCATGGGTTTCGCTAAATCCAGGATGTCCAAGTTAGGATCAAGAGACCTGCCCAGGCCCTCCAGCACCATGATGGCAAACACGATGGAGGCGAAGTTACTCTCCAGCTTtacctaaaaaaaacaagagcaaCCAATGAGCAACAACATCAGTGAGCAGGGATCTGACTCACTGATCAGTCTGGCAATAGTTTTGGCTTCTTTTAGAAATCATTTtaaggatttatttacatattttcaAACCCACAACATTAGAAATGTAGATATTAAAATATGTTCTTCTCTCAAAGGTAATTGTATCTACACTGGCCACAGGACCTATCTTGCTGTAGATATATTTGACAAAAATCTGAAACATTATGATGAATGACCTACTCCAATACAAACGCCCACTGTGTCATTGATGATTAGTCTGATTCATGATTTAAATTTGATTCATTACATGCTCATTTATTGTCTTATAGCATGTAGTGAAATGAAGCCCTGAATCAGCCATACTGCTGACCCAACGCACTTACTGGCTATCCAAAGAAATATCTAACCACAGATTCcctgttttgttttctattgatGATTAAAATGCAGTtaactgctaaaaaaaaaagaaaagttcataACACTTGTGATCACACGATAGCTGATTGTGTGTGAgattacaaaaacattttaccTTGTGCTTGATGAGTAGACCAAAGACTCGGGAGAGCAAGTCAGACACTTGTatctaaaaacaacaaacagaagCCACAGGTGGCAATGAATAAGCGCAGATGTGGattaatggttaaaaaaaaacaacttaaaacaTCTGTGATGGACATGATTTACTTTAACATTCCCCCACCCAAATGTTTTATAGCTTTTCAAAGCACTGTGCATCATTAAGACAAGTATGAGGACACAACATTATTTACTTTATACTTTTTTACTCTTTGAGGGGAAATAATGATCAGAATAGCAATTAGCAAGCAAGATTATAAGAGGAAGTAATGTTTATGTGATTAAAACTGAACAAATATGATCTATCCCTCCCCATCTAATTTTCACTACTATTGTTGTCGGAACCTGCTTCACAACCATAATCCTGAAGAGCTGGATCACAAACAATCAGACATGAAAACAAACTGACCTTCCCCAGAGAGAGTGTGTTGCTGACGGCATGGTCCACCAGCTCGGCCATCTCCTTCTTAAACTGCGGCACATCTTGGCATTCGTTCGCTCTGGCGTGATGCAGAATTAACTCTGCCACTCGTTCACCCTgtgaaatgaataaaagaaagCGGCTTAGAGGTTCTCCCTCACAAATTTCATCTATCCGAGAAGAGTTTCAAGGCTTCAACTCTGATTTGATCCgctgtaaataaataattaaataaatatcagCTGAAGAACACAGCTTAAATCTTGTAAAATGAGAACATATTAGAACATCCATAACAGTTTATCCTAATAGTCATCTCTTGAAACAAATGAAGCTCCTTTAAACTGATCTCACCTGACGCAGCACCACGGCTGTGAAGACGGCCTTGAAGTTGGCGAGGTCGTGCTCGCTGAGATGGGCCACGATGCCAGcgtccagcagcaccagctggAGAGGACACGGGTCCGGCCTGACACTGATCACCACCGTGTCCCACAAGTCAGTGAGGGTGGTCTTCCCCTGAAGCTCCCCTGAAACACTAGCACCATCGGGGGAACCAGCGAGAGGTGCTCGACATTGGACAAGAATGTTGCCAGGATGGAGATCCCCATGGACAAAGTTATCCACAAAGACCTAGAATACAAATAGTTATGGAGATAAAAGTTATGAAGCAGGAAGGAAATACCGGTAATTGTAAAGTGGGATAACAATCTTAATTTTCTTTCACAAATACTACAATTTaacattgggaaaaaaaaatcataaagttgttaaaaattCAGTGAATGCTTCAGATCAACCGCCTTACCATTTTTAGCAAGGTGTCAACTCCCATTCTGGCTATTCTCTGCTTCACCTCCTTAGGAATCTCAGAGCTCAGGTATTTGGAGATGGGCTCACTTGCCTGGAGAGAAAAATTATATAAATTTAGCCTGAAATAATCGAAAAGTGCTTCACAATTCAGTAATACTTCAACAGAGTGATGTCTCCACTTTCTGGGGGGGGTCAGCCTCTGCTGAGGCGGGTTGGGCGGGCACCCCAAACCCACCCCAAGGGTTGCAGGGATGCTTCCGTTGTGGGGTGGAGAggtattttattcatatagatTTATGTACAAGGGGTTCTATATGTTcagaatgtgtgtgtatgcacggGTTTATATGTAAACATCTTCATATGTAGATGCATAGATTCATACTAGTGCTAACGTTGTTATGCTCTCTATACATTGGTTTTGACATGTctggaatgaatcaataaatgaatTGAAAGTGTACTCACTTCAAAGGTTTCCACTAAGATGTTCCTGGTGACAAACGGTCGTAATGGAGTTGGGAACTTGACATGGTCAACATTGCGGAAATTTTCTTGAAAACGTTCAATGTTCTTGGCCTCAAAACGGAGATCAATCTGAAATAGATTGTCAGTTAGCTATGTAATCAATAGAGATTTCCAGCTCCCTTCCCATGGGCCTATGTTTATGTACACTGGAACTGTATTGCATGTATTCTGATTGTTAGAACTTTTATTATCAAACTTTTCTTGTTTCATTCCTCAAATTTTCACAGACACAAAATACATAATGTTACTTTATTAACCAGATTTATTAACCAGATTCAACCAGAACTGAATGTAATGTAAGTTCATTTTTAAGAACtgtatataaaatattttttccatGATATATATTCAAGACAAACCTGGTAACTTATTTACTCATTCCTGAGCTCAATTTaactaggcaaggcaagggaagtttatttgtatagcacaattcaacacaaggtaattcaaagtgctttacatcaacatttaaagcagcaaattaaacagtaaataacaaataaaatgataagaaaagaggtaaaataataaaaagcacaagttaaaAAGTAAgcgcagtagagtacagcaggtaagtatttaatttaagagtacgctaaatgtaattaaaccaataaaatatgtaaaaaattaaatcaattttAAAAAGCAGGAGTTATATACGAGTATGAATGTTCAGGAAGTACCTGCTTGGTCATAAGCGTCTCAAACTCCTGGACGACTTCATATAAACTGAGCCATTTAAGCCCAGGCAGGCAGTGTAGAAGCCAGCTGCCTGCTTTCATGATAAGCAAATCCATCTCCACCTGCCTCCTCACACCTGGATGGACCACCTTAACAACAGAAAACAGACAATTACAACATGCCTGTTCGTGATGAGTGAAACAAGATGCAAATAGCAAGAGACTTACCTTGATCGCCACAGGTATCTGGTGCTCCTCCTGGTGCTGCCCCTCTGGGTGACCTCTTTCCTCAAAGCCATCCTCCTCCCGCCTGCCCCTCCAAAGCCGCCGCAGAGTCCCCGCCACCCCTCCCAGACCAGGGATCTCCCAGGCTTCCAGCAAGTCTTCTTTCTCCATCTCCTCAATCAAGGACTGGAAGGCCGGGTCCTTCACCTTGTCCACCCTGGCCCAGCCTCGGTACACCTGGGCGACGCAGCCCGACCCCACGGGCTCTTTGCTCTCAAACACAAGTGCCCTCCTCCAGCTGTCTCCAAAGGCCCTCTGGAGACACTGCTTGGTGTGAGCCCAGGAGTGAGGGCGAACCTTGACGTGGAGCCTGGAGAAGCGTTCACAGAACTCCTGGGAGAAGATGTCCCGCCTGGTGCTGCCCCATTGCCCCAGCTTGATGAAGGTGGGACCAGAGCTCTCGGTCACCCACAGCAGGGCGTCCAGCCAGCAGGACGCACAGCGGCTGGACACCAGGGCCAGAGGGCAGAGGAAGAGAAGGGGACTGAACTTCAGGAGCAGAACCAAAGCACGCAGGCTGAGGCGGAGGAGGAATATCACTTTGTGGACCTGGACTCTGGCTAGAGACTTTCTGCCAGAAAGCCTGGGTGGTAGTTGTGCTTCCTGGCACCTGGCACCTGAAGCACTGGCCGCTCCCCAGCACAGCAGCGTGACTTTGGGTATGTGGGTTATAAACTGACCCCTTTTAACGAAACGTGTCACGTAACTCGGTTTAAACCCTGATCTGGTGAAAGAGCCTGCTTTGTGCAGAGAGACCCTGAGGTTGAGGAGGAGTCTGGCTCCAAACATCCTCgtggttgccatggtaacgctcaGCTCAGTCCCAAGAGGTCAAACTACTAGTCCAACCAAACCTTATTTAAAAGAATGAAACCAGACTTGGACTTGTATGTTTCCTCCATGGAAACATCTGACGgtttaactatttttttttttttttttaacaccttAAAGAAAAGATACAGCTTTGGCTAGCGATACTGtacattcaaataaaaacactCATATTAGTCCAATTTTAAACCATATCCTGTCAACGAACGGCCACTGAATTCCCTCCTGTCTGAGCacggagaaaaaagaaatgtcatgGTTCAGCTGGTGTTACTGTACCAGTTAAAAAAATGCAATGTATTTCCATTTATGAAACAACTGTCCACGATGTAAATACGGTGACACGTGGCTTCCGGTTCCAACGACCAGCCGGTTAGGTCACGTGGTTTCCTCTTAAAGGGCCAGTAGACCGCTTGAACGTATCTAAATaccaggcccccagtctcgcgctcagcaggcacgccgattttttccagtggccagccgcggtactgcaacaaaaaatcccatggggcccagaaagcttttttcccatagaccgcaatagtaaaagagaagcctctaaaactgttcacaggacacctccagctgtaatcaccaccaattactaatctttgtaaaaagaaaagtcaaagaaaagtctctttctgggcgtgacgtcacggctgtgccgtgcactcgcaaagcgcggtcgtgtgtgtctcgggaacgaggatggctgaaactaagccgttcggcggaataatcactcagaaacacattgcattgccaatttgcaccaaacagaaatgtttaatagcaagaataataatggtttgtcattcttgtacttaaacatttccgttgtagccaacggtgtatggtttgtgaaaataagatatcaggcaggaataacacaagtctaagaccctgtccacacgtagccgggtatttttaaaaacgaatatttccccccctccgtttataaaaacatttgcatccacacataaccgaagatctgcgttttcgaccacattcataagcattctaatgatcctgtagatcatctgcggctccgcggaggcgcaggtgtgggtgtttccactgagatcctcctgcacacacacacctaacgcacttcaaatatgtattcttctgttgctctttcatttggaggcagcgccctgcacgggactaaatgagggtcaatattaacaaaatgagcttgtggcgtgagatccccacctcacaataaaactgacctccatcaggtttgagcaaacgtgcagggagagagatgtgtcgtagttgttgcgacggtgccgtggagttttagatgtcatgtgtttaacatcatcttaacccttaatcctcagcttattttatgacagtgctcccggggaagctgcacctccgcagctccgcgggcactgcgaagccgggcagtgcccgcagggcagtgggcagtgggcagtccgcggctccgcggctcctacgccgtagggtgcgcggagccgcggagcctacggcgtagcctctgtgtaacgcagtaaattaaccacatttaaacataatatttgacatatttaaacataatacttgacaaaacttgtaatacaaaaaatatttgtcttaatgtaagtaataaacttgggaagtttcatggtgatacctgctatttacatttttaccctattttagcctattaacctggggtgtctcatcttaaataaaaatgactcgttttatctttaattaaaaaaaacacacaaatgaaccatgtagtctataaccatgactttgagaacagcatcggttgatttgccctataaatccctaatttcattgtgtacatctatcattaccggtctgaaggactcatgagcgcgcagcgcttgtccagagcgcgcagcgctcgttcacattgccccggggcatgatgggaggccccagagcatcatgggaggtgactcaactgcgcatgctctatgggcccgtgtaccaggaagtaaaccaggaagtcagaaattttttcggcggatgcgctgggtgagcaaactccattgaaatgaatgggcggccattttcgatccggtatccagttatataatacatccatgctaaATACATAAATTGTGTTGTATTAATGTAGTATTTTCCTttaattaactgtatttgtCAGTGCTTAACTGTGTACAAGAATATTTTttgaaaataacacaaaaatgaACTGAGACATGGGTCAACATCCATCTGATGAATACACTCCAACAATGTGAGTGTGGACTGATGCAAATGCAGAACTAAGAAGAAGTTAATTAACTGGCCATTGGCTCCAAAAGCCAGTCAATTTTTATTGActctcatgttaaaatgtccaactagagcagaaataaacatatttacagcaacAAACAGTGTCCATAGCTAGATTATATTTCATGGCATCTGAACAGGCTGGTGAATTTTGCTCCTACCACATCAGGTaaattatataatgcaatagATTTATGTATTACTAAAAAATGATGTATTTCCTTTGAAAATTCAGGGTTGAATGCTGAGGTGCTTAATGAAAGGTGAAATTTGCTGAAGAAACAGCTGAAATAATGATACTGTTTGGGatagttctggttctgtctgaggtGATTCTGCTTGTGTTTGAGGTGGTTTTGATactgtttggggtggttctggttctgtctaagatggttctggttctgtctaaGATGGTTCTGGTTTTGTTTGGCCTGGTCTTCATTCTGTCTCGGGTTTCTTTGTCATCCCTCACTGAAGTAGTGAGCTTTCAAAGACAACAATGTTTTTCTAGGATGTCTGAAGCTCCACAATTTACAGTAAATCCATTATAAATGCTTAGTTTATCATAAAACTTAAAGTgtaatatttcaaaaactataTAACATTCAAAAAGGCTGAATCTTTTGGTAAGAGTTCAAAGTCTATGCTGAAGTATTAAGGCCTGAAAAAGGTGGAAGTCTTTCAAGAGTTTAACTATATTCCAATGGACCTTGGAAATCCTGGAATATTTTAAAAGGTTTGAGGATTTGaaggaccaaaagtcatagcaaCCTGAATGAGCTGAACATTTTGATATCTGAATGGTTCTAATAGGGGTTACAGACTATATATAACTTCATCTACTGCTTTTTAAACTCTATACTCATACTACACTGTAACAGTAACAACAAATAAGATAAAATGCTAATTTTCTGAAGTTACCAGTTTGTAACAACTTCATTTGGTCCACAGATGGAGACACATCCCACTCTATTCCACGTACATATTTGGTTTggttttccacttcttctttatCTCACAACAAGGGAAGCAATTAAggaaaggaagagaagaaggatgcAACTGTGAACACAATTTGATTGAGacacttgtttttattttaattgcagatattttgactgagcttgAGAAAGGGTTAACAATAACTACATGGTTTTTAGCCTGGATAGACATGTAGGGTATTGATATTGTTATTTTTAGTAATAATGAAAGCAACATATATTATTAttctaaatatattatataagtttttattttcaaatacaATATTCTTCAGAAATACTTGCTTACAATCATCCATTGATCCATTACCTATGCCAGCTTGATCACATTCAGGGTTAcgtgggtctgctggagcccgtCTCCAGCCGTCTTTGGATGAAGGAGAGTGGTGGGCACAAAAACCCTTGTTGCCATTTATCAACAATATATTTACAAAGCATATTTAAGTTGCAGTTATGTAATGGATGTGGTATTAAATTGCGGGCTACCAGCGTTAATTTGAGGACTTCCTCATAAAAGGTTAGAAGTTCCAAATCTAATATTGTCTGAAATGTTACTGGATATTTAACTCAAAACTCCTTTCATGGACAAGTGTGGTctatttttttcacttttttttttcaacaattttaaaagTTGCATTTGGAAGCGTTTGCCGTGGACCCACAACCCGCAATTTCAAGGAGGAAATGAGTGCTTTGATGACGCCCATATGCGCCACACTTCAAACCCTCACTGCTTCCAGTGGATTATAAAACTAGATGTTattcaaaaatgtgtttttaaataaCTAAATGAAAACCAGTAATTTGTAAAACCATTTCCCAAGGATCAAGAAGAGGGTTGTACTTTTTTAACTGGTTGTTTTCAAAAACCTTGCTGActcttcctgtttttgtttccaACATTTCCTACCCAACCTTTAATATTTATGACAGCTATTTTTCACTTATTCTGCCAATCTTATTCTATCAATCTACCTAATATCCAAAAATACTAAGTAACCATATACTCCCAAAGCCCAGTGTGAAGTATTTGCATTGCAGACTTTATCGAACAGGCATCAATACAACCAAAGGTTTAGTTTATAAAGAAGTCTATCACTATTCAAAGCCATGAAGTTAGGATTTTGCATTGTAAACTTGTTCATCAAAACTTTTGTTAGTTTTATGTAAcagatttattttaatattcagaaaactgtttctgCAGGTACAGCAGCATCCTTAGTGCAACGTTGCTATTTTGTTCTTTGTAGACACATGATCATTTGCATATAAACATTAGTTACGCATGTGCTGTTAAAGGAGGTTGGAAACATTATTTTCTTCAAGGAAACTTTTTGGATAGATACTGTTTTTTTCACCTGCAAGGTCCCTAAGAATTTACCTTACCCCTTTTAACCTGACATTTTTTGAAGGTTCACAAATAAAATGCTTTGTTGGATGGctttaaaatgaacaaaaaaaaaacccttaagTTTTACATGACTTTTTCAAATAAACACCACCATCTGAGTAGGTTAAGAAATGTTTTACTGCTTTACGGTATGAGAGTATCAACATACCATTTTCTGGATCACAACGAAAAGGAGGAGTGAGGGAACAAAACACACCCTTTGTGTGATTTAATTTTCATTTCCTCTGCTTAAACCAGAGGTCTTGCACACAACCTACTCTGCTCCATCAGGGGCTGAGAACATGCTGGAACCATGTTCCCGGTCACAGTGTGATTCCCCAGGACAGTGGGCTCAGTCCACTCCCAGGATCCCAGCTGTAGGCCTTATACAGCACTCTGCAACACAATAAGCTCAGATAAACGCCAAACAGAtgttcctggcctccacctcccaCCATGTTCTCCCTGCTGCTATTGGTGAACAGTCCAGCCTTTCTAGACTGCTCTTGCATCTCAAAGATGAGGTCAGGCTTTAGGCGCAAAGGTCAGTGGGATAGTTGCTCTATTGAGGCGAGCCTAGTGGACACTTTATGAAGCCTACTCATAATATAACAATAGGAATGCAGCCGCTGTACAAAGTTGTTTACTTTTGTGCAGTTCTATGAAATTACAGTATTCATGCACattgtttccttttcttttaagGTTTCACATGTTTTTTTAACTGCTTGACACCATTCACAGACGGGCGTAATATCAGCAACACCCatataaaaacaatgacatttaaTGGGAAAAACATTTTGTGAAGCCTTTTCACGACATGACATTTGCACACATATCACAGTTTTAATTGGATTTTTAATGGTGATATTGTGTGTCTAACTCCAATTATTTATAACTCTGataggatatatatatacatatatatatatatatattttttaatcgtatatatatatatatatatatatatattatatatataatatatatatatatatatatatatatatatatatatatatatatatatatatatatatatatatatataagattcAAAATCAAAAAGATGTTGCTTGAGTGCGAGAAATTAAAGAAAATGTCTATAGTCTCTAATTTGTAGAGACTATAGTACTCATGCGGGCAGCgcaggtttgagtcccggcCTGTCGCTCTACACTgcagtgcccccccccctctctctatccatttcctgtctacctactttctcaataaaggccacaaGTTTCAAACAACTAACTCTCTTTTAATTAAGCTTGATATGTTTTAAACAAAGAGATTGTAATTTGCAAACTTGTTCTGCTGTATAGAATGAAAACAGGCCCCTTGGGATTGTTTAGGTTAATTGTTAATCACTCTGGTCATCAGTATGCATGTCCAGTCTGGTTTCCTGCTCActagctttttctttttgtttgtttttttttcctttttttccccttgtccTGCAGCCCCGGGCCTTA includes the following:
- the adck2 gene encoding uncharacterized aarF domain-containing protein kinase 2 translates to MATTRMFGARLLLNLRVSLHKAGSFTRSGFKPSYVTRFVKRGQFITHIPKVTLLCWGAASASGARCQEAQLPPRLSGRKSLARVQVHKVIFLLRLSLRALVLLLKFSPLLFLCPLALVSSRCASCWLDALLWVTESSGPTFIKLGQWGSTRRDIFSQEFCERFSRLHVKVRPHSWAHTKQCLQRAFGDSWRRALVFESKEPVGSGCVAQVYRGWARVDKVKDPAFQSLIEEMEKEDLLEAWEIPGLGGVAGTLRRLWRGRREEDGFEERGHPEGQHQEEHQIPVAIKVVHPGVRRQVEMDLLIMKAGSWLLHCLPGLKWLSLYEVVQEFETLMTKQIDLRFEAKNIERFQENFRNVDHVKFPTPLRPFVTRNILVETFEASEPISKYLSSEIPKEVKQRIARMGVDTLLKMVFVDNFVHGDLHPGNILVQCRAPLAGSPDGASVSGELQGKTTLTDLWDTVVISVRPDPCPLQLVLLDAGIVAHLSEHDLANFKAVFTAVVLRQGERVAELILHHARANECQDVPQFKKEMAELVDHAVSNTLSLGKIQVSDLLSRVFGLLIKHKVKLESNFASIVFAIMVLEGLGRSLDPNLDILDLAKPMLLRNCASLL